The proteins below come from a single Phalacrocorax aristotelis chromosome 24, bGulAri2.1, whole genome shotgun sequence genomic window:
- the LOC142048013 gene encoding actin filament-associated protein 1-like 2 isoform X4 — translation MARQRDLDKLLSDLRSFLLILDRESLSAAARAKKKSVADLLSRLQSPPSEDAEYMIMRCLSPSPGTPQGRASPGTRTVDATGGRGCEYRPASTLSRRGGSKVPGVSPSPPADDSYEDAEPLGPGRCTGSGGADSDSSHYESYGEDEDGVTDRAHYLRRPLAAGPDAEPPGHPEAQLCGFLWRKRWLGQWAKQLFIIREHVLLCFRCAADPQPVLELDLRGCHVAYKAKRGKKMPHILKVTGTAGEALVIGFQSRQQAEDWRKVIEEVSSDAPIGLAAISVPASPSSRLSRETGLSGSQAVRSQLGKEEEEDCSRQSPARSPRPGEDAKGGFLAVRLRGRWQRLWCAVRQGALRMFPEPGGAQRPVCALRLESCEVSPGVAASSPQRLRIRIAQRGRELALLQTCSDEEREAWLKTLRARGRGDLASDSPCTETPRLGDASGCPAAGGLLLRRVSTPNTYMDDPFGQLPSAEAPKHLYSNMERLQQLQQSLDRAVQGQRKRPVSALPTGACSNTPGSTLPSQAASAAALQGRAASPQRVKVSPKLWSRDLSQSQCTLTLPERKGARDGLDILIGKRAFPKLEEKVGQLERACRMKGRLKAGSEMNLLAIGKSLKGHIAATASSAGSEQGSFLTPLLKRTASAKSALKPSPSPVIIEKGKVLQKRKEWEMKSAM, via the exons ATGGCCCGGCAGAGAG acctggacaagctgctGTCGGACCTGCGGTCCTTCCTGCTCATCCTGGACCGGGAAAGCCTCAGCGCCGCAGCTCGGGCCAAGAAGAAGTCGGTGGCCGATCTCCTCTCCCGGCTGCAGAGCCCCCCGT CAGAGGATGCAGAGTACATGATCATGCGctgcctctccccttccccggGGACCCCGCAGGGCCGGGCCAGCCCGG GAACCAGGACAGTGGATGCaacaggaggaagaggctgCGAGTACCGACCAGCCAGCACCCTGAGCCGGCGTGGAGGG aGCAAGGTGCCGGGTGTCTCGCCATCCCCACCAGCTGACGACTCCTATGAAGATGCCGAACCCCTTGGCCCTGGCAGATGCACTGGCTCTG GTGGTGCCGACAGCGACAGCAGCCACTACGAGTCGTACGGGGAGGATGAGGATGGTGTGACGGACCGTGCCCACTACCTGCGGCGGCCACTGGCCGCTGGCCCCGATGCTGAACCCCCTGGTCACCCCGAGGCGCAGCTCTGCGGCTTCCTCTGGAGGAAGCGCTGGCTGGGACAGTGGGCGAAGCAGCTCTTCATCATCCGGGAGCACGTGCTGCTG TGCTTCAGGTGTGCCGCAGACCCGCAGCCGGTGCTGGAGCTGGACCTGCGGGGCTGCCACGTCGCCTACAAAGCCAAGCGTGGCAAGAAGATGCCGCACATCCTGAAGGTGACGGGGACAGCGGGCGAGGCGCTGGTCATTGGCTTCCAGAGCCGGCAGCAggctgaggactggaggaag GTGATCGAAGAGGTCAGCAGCGATGCCCCGATAGGGCTGGCAGCCATCAGTGTCCCAGCATCACCCTCCTCAAGGCTCAGCAGG GAGACTGGGCTTTCTGGATCTCAGGCTGTCAGGTCCCAGCTcggcaaggaggaggaagaagattGCTCCCGGCAGAGCCcagcccgcagcccccggcccggAGAGGACGCTAAAGGAG GTTTCCTGGCGGTGCGGCTGCGCGGGCGGTGGCAGCGGCTGTGGTGCGCGGTGCGGCAGGGAGCCCTGCGCATGTTCCCCGAGCCCGGCGGTGCCCAGCGCCCCGTCTGCGCCCTGCGGCTGGAGAGCTGCGAGGTTTCCCCGGGGGTGGCCGCCAGCTCTCCCCAACGCCTCCGCATCCGCATCGCCCAGCGGGGCCGGGAGCTCGCCCTGCTGCAG ACCTGTTCAGATGAGGAAAGGGAAGCCTGGCTGAAGACCCTGCGGGCCAGGGGAAGAGGGGACCTGGCCAGTGACAGCCCCTGCACCGAGACCCCCAGGCTGGGTGATGCCAGcggctgccctgctgcagg CGGGCTGCTGCTGCGCCGTGTCTCGACCCCCAACACCTACATGGACGACCCCTTTGGGCAGCTCCCATCTGCTGAGGCCCCCAAGCATCTCTACTCCAATATGGAgcggctgcagcagctg cagcagagcttggACCGAGCAGTGCAAGGGCAGCGCAAGAGACCCGTGTCTGCGCTGCCCACCGGTGCCTGCAGCAACACCCCgggcagcaccctgccctcGCAGGCAG catcagcagcagctctccagggcagggctgccagcccGCAGCGGGTGAAGGTGAGCCCCAAGCTCTGGAGCAGGGATCTCTCCCAGTCCCAGTGCACCCTGACACTGCCTGAGAGGAAAGGGGCTCGGGATGGGCTGGATATCCTCATAG GGAAGAGAGCCTTCCCCAagctggaggagaaggtggggcagctgGAGAGGGCCTGCCGCATGAAGGGCAGGCTGAAAGCCGGCTCCGAGATGAACCTGCTGGCCATCGGCAAGTCACTGAAGGGCCACATCGCCGCCACCGCCAGCTCGGCTGGCTCCGAG CAGGGCTCATTCCTCACACCGCTGTTGAAGCGTACAGCGTCGGCAAAGAGCGCCCTGAAGCCATCTCCCTCCCCAGTCATCATTGAGAAGGGAAAAgtgctgcagaagagaaag GAGTGGGAGATGAAGTCTGCGATGTGA
- the LOC142048013 gene encoding actin filament-associated protein 1-like 2 isoform X8, with the protein MARQRDLDKLLSDLRSFLLILDRESLSAAARAKKKSVADLLSRLQSPPSEDAEYMIMRCLSPSPGTPQGRASPGTRTVDATGGRGCEYRPASTLSRRGGSKVPGVSPSPPADDSYEDAEPLGPGRCTGSGGADSDSSHYESYGEDEDGVTDRAHYLRRPLAAGPDAEPPGHPEAQLCGFLWRKRWLGQWAKQLFIIREHVLLCFRCAADPQPVLELDLRGCHVAYKAKRGKKMPHILKVTGTAGEALVIGFQSRQQAEDWRKVIEEVSSDAPIGLAAISVPASPSSRLSRETGLSGSQAVRSQLGKEEEEDCSRQSPARSPRPGEDAKGGFLAVRLRGRWQRLWCAVRQGALRMFPEPGGAQRPVCALRLESCEVSPGVAASSPQRLRIRIAQRGRELALLQTCSDEEREAWLKTLRARGRGDLASDSPCTETPRLGDASGCPAAGGLLLRRVSTPNTYMDDPFGQLPSAEAPKHLYSNMERLQQLQQSLDRAVQGQRKRPVSALPTGACSNTPGSTLPSQAASAAALQGRAASPQRVKVSPKLWSRDLSQSQCTLTLPERKGARDGLDILIGKRAFPKLEEKVGQLERACRMKGRLKAGSEMNLLAIGKSLKGHIAATASSAGSEGSFLTPLLKRTASAKSALKPSPSPVIIEKGKVLQKRKEWEMKSAM; encoded by the exons ATGGCCCGGCAGAGAG acctggacaagctgctGTCGGACCTGCGGTCCTTCCTGCTCATCCTGGACCGGGAAAGCCTCAGCGCCGCAGCTCGGGCCAAGAAGAAGTCGGTGGCCGATCTCCTCTCCCGGCTGCAGAGCCCCCCGT CAGAGGATGCAGAGTACATGATCATGCGctgcctctccccttccccggGGACCCCGCAGGGCCGGGCCAGCCCGG GAACCAGGACAGTGGATGCaacaggaggaagaggctgCGAGTACCGACCAGCCAGCACCCTGAGCCGGCGTGGAGGG aGCAAGGTGCCGGGTGTCTCGCCATCCCCACCAGCTGACGACTCCTATGAAGATGCCGAACCCCTTGGCCCTGGCAGATGCACTGGCTCTG GTGGTGCCGACAGCGACAGCAGCCACTACGAGTCGTACGGGGAGGATGAGGATGGTGTGACGGACCGTGCCCACTACCTGCGGCGGCCACTGGCCGCTGGCCCCGATGCTGAACCCCCTGGTCACCCCGAGGCGCAGCTCTGCGGCTTCCTCTGGAGGAAGCGCTGGCTGGGACAGTGGGCGAAGCAGCTCTTCATCATCCGGGAGCACGTGCTGCTG TGCTTCAGGTGTGCCGCAGACCCGCAGCCGGTGCTGGAGCTGGACCTGCGGGGCTGCCACGTCGCCTACAAAGCCAAGCGTGGCAAGAAGATGCCGCACATCCTGAAGGTGACGGGGACAGCGGGCGAGGCGCTGGTCATTGGCTTCCAGAGCCGGCAGCAggctgaggactggaggaag GTGATCGAAGAGGTCAGCAGCGATGCCCCGATAGGGCTGGCAGCCATCAGTGTCCCAGCATCACCCTCCTCAAGGCTCAGCAGG GAGACTGGGCTTTCTGGATCTCAGGCTGTCAGGTCCCAGCTcggcaaggaggaggaagaagattGCTCCCGGCAGAGCCcagcccgcagcccccggcccggAGAGGACGCTAAAGGAG GTTTCCTGGCGGTGCGGCTGCGCGGGCGGTGGCAGCGGCTGTGGTGCGCGGTGCGGCAGGGAGCCCTGCGCATGTTCCCCGAGCCCGGCGGTGCCCAGCGCCCCGTCTGCGCCCTGCGGCTGGAGAGCTGCGAGGTTTCCCCGGGGGTGGCCGCCAGCTCTCCCCAACGCCTCCGCATCCGCATCGCCCAGCGGGGCCGGGAGCTCGCCCTGCTGCAG ACCTGTTCAGATGAGGAAAGGGAAGCCTGGCTGAAGACCCTGCGGGCCAGGGGAAGAGGGGACCTGGCCAGTGACAGCCCCTGCACCGAGACCCCCAGGCTGGGTGATGCCAGcggctgccctgctgcagg CGGGCTGCTGCTGCGCCGTGTCTCGACCCCCAACACCTACATGGACGACCCCTTTGGGCAGCTCCCATCTGCTGAGGCCCCCAAGCATCTCTACTCCAATATGGAgcggctgcagcagctg cagcagagcttggACCGAGCAGTGCAAGGGCAGCGCAAGAGACCCGTGTCTGCGCTGCCCACCGGTGCCTGCAGCAACACCCCgggcagcaccctgccctcGCAGGCAG catcagcagcagctctccagggcagggctgccagcccGCAGCGGGTGAAGGTGAGCCCCAAGCTCTGGAGCAGGGATCTCTCCCAGTCCCAGTGCACCCTGACACTGCCTGAGAGGAAAGGGGCTCGGGATGGGCTGGATATCCTCATAG GGAAGAGAGCCTTCCCCAagctggaggagaaggtggggcagctgGAGAGGGCCTGCCGCATGAAGGGCAGGCTGAAAGCCGGCTCCGAGATGAACCTGCTGGCCATCGGCAAGTCACTGAAGGGCCACATCGCCGCCACCGCCAGCTCGGCTGGCTCCGAG GGCTCATTCCTCACACCGCTGTTGAAGCGTACAGCGTCGGCAAAGAGCGCCCTGAAGCCATCTCCCTCCCCAGTCATCATTGAGAAGGGAAAAgtgctgcagaagagaaag GAGTGGGAGATGAAGTCTGCGATGTGA
- the LOC142048013 gene encoding actin filament-associated protein 1-like 2 isoform X2 produces MARQRDLDKLLSDLRSFLLILDRESLSAAARAKKKSVADLLSRLQSPPSEDAEYMIMRCLSPSPGTPQGRASPVPLFPPGTRTVDATGGRGCEYRPASTLSRRGGSKVPGVSPSPPADDSYEDAEPLGPGRCTGSGGADSDSSHYESYGEDEDGVTDRAHYLRRPLAAGPDAEPPGHPEAQLCGFLWRKRWLGQWAKQLFIIREHVLLCFRCAADPQPVLELDLRGCHVAYKAKRGKKMPHILKVTGTAGEALVIGFQSRQQAEDWRKVIEEVSSDAPIGLAAISVPASPSSRLSRETGLSGSQAVRSQLGKEEEEDCSRQSPARSPRPGEDAKGGFLAVRLRGRWQRLWCAVRQGALRMFPEPGGAQRPVCALRLESCEVSPGVAASSPQRLRIRIAQRGRELALLQTCSDEEREAWLKTLRARGRGDLASDSPCTETPRLGDASGCPAAGGLLLRRVSTPNTYMDDPFGQLPSAEAPKHLYSNMERLQQLQQSLDRAVQGQRKRPVSALPTGACSNTPGSTLPSQAASAAALQGRAASPQRVKVSPKLWSRDLSQSQCTLTLPERKGARDGLDILIGKRAFPKLEEKVGQLERACRMKGRLKAGSEMNLLAIGKSLKGHIAATASSAGSEGSFLTPLLKRTASAKSALKPSPSPVIIEKGKVLQKRKEWEMKSAM; encoded by the exons ATGGCCCGGCAGAGAG acctggacaagctgctGTCGGACCTGCGGTCCTTCCTGCTCATCCTGGACCGGGAAAGCCTCAGCGCCGCAGCTCGGGCCAAGAAGAAGTCGGTGGCCGATCTCCTCTCCCGGCTGCAGAGCCCCCCGT CAGAGGATGCAGAGTACATGATCATGCGctgcctctccccttccccggGGACCCCGCAGGGCCGGGCCAGCCCGG TCCCGCTTTTCCCCCCAGGAACCAGGACAGTGGATGCaacaggaggaagaggctgCGAGTACCGACCAGCCAGCACCCTGAGCCGGCGTGGAGGG aGCAAGGTGCCGGGTGTCTCGCCATCCCCACCAGCTGACGACTCCTATGAAGATGCCGAACCCCTTGGCCCTGGCAGATGCACTGGCTCTG GTGGTGCCGACAGCGACAGCAGCCACTACGAGTCGTACGGGGAGGATGAGGATGGTGTGACGGACCGTGCCCACTACCTGCGGCGGCCACTGGCCGCTGGCCCCGATGCTGAACCCCCTGGTCACCCCGAGGCGCAGCTCTGCGGCTTCCTCTGGAGGAAGCGCTGGCTGGGACAGTGGGCGAAGCAGCTCTTCATCATCCGGGAGCACGTGCTGCTG TGCTTCAGGTGTGCCGCAGACCCGCAGCCGGTGCTGGAGCTGGACCTGCGGGGCTGCCACGTCGCCTACAAAGCCAAGCGTGGCAAGAAGATGCCGCACATCCTGAAGGTGACGGGGACAGCGGGCGAGGCGCTGGTCATTGGCTTCCAGAGCCGGCAGCAggctgaggactggaggaag GTGATCGAAGAGGTCAGCAGCGATGCCCCGATAGGGCTGGCAGCCATCAGTGTCCCAGCATCACCCTCCTCAAGGCTCAGCAGG GAGACTGGGCTTTCTGGATCTCAGGCTGTCAGGTCCCAGCTcggcaaggaggaggaagaagattGCTCCCGGCAGAGCCcagcccgcagcccccggcccggAGAGGACGCTAAAGGAG GTTTCCTGGCGGTGCGGCTGCGCGGGCGGTGGCAGCGGCTGTGGTGCGCGGTGCGGCAGGGAGCCCTGCGCATGTTCCCCGAGCCCGGCGGTGCCCAGCGCCCCGTCTGCGCCCTGCGGCTGGAGAGCTGCGAGGTTTCCCCGGGGGTGGCCGCCAGCTCTCCCCAACGCCTCCGCATCCGCATCGCCCAGCGGGGCCGGGAGCTCGCCCTGCTGCAG ACCTGTTCAGATGAGGAAAGGGAAGCCTGGCTGAAGACCCTGCGGGCCAGGGGAAGAGGGGACCTGGCCAGTGACAGCCCCTGCACCGAGACCCCCAGGCTGGGTGATGCCAGcggctgccctgctgcagg CGGGCTGCTGCTGCGCCGTGTCTCGACCCCCAACACCTACATGGACGACCCCTTTGGGCAGCTCCCATCTGCTGAGGCCCCCAAGCATCTCTACTCCAATATGGAgcggctgcagcagctg cagcagagcttggACCGAGCAGTGCAAGGGCAGCGCAAGAGACCCGTGTCTGCGCTGCCCACCGGTGCCTGCAGCAACACCCCgggcagcaccctgccctcGCAGGCAG catcagcagcagctctccagggcagggctgccagcccGCAGCGGGTGAAGGTGAGCCCCAAGCTCTGGAGCAGGGATCTCTCCCAGTCCCAGTGCACCCTGACACTGCCTGAGAGGAAAGGGGCTCGGGATGGGCTGGATATCCTCATAG GGAAGAGAGCCTTCCCCAagctggaggagaaggtggggcagctgGAGAGGGCCTGCCGCATGAAGGGCAGGCTGAAAGCCGGCTCCGAGATGAACCTGCTGGCCATCGGCAAGTCACTGAAGGGCCACATCGCCGCCACCGCCAGCTCGGCTGGCTCCGAG GGCTCATTCCTCACACCGCTGTTGAAGCGTACAGCGTCGGCAAAGAGCGCCCTGAAGCCATCTCCCTCCCCAGTCATCATTGAGAAGGGAAAAgtgctgcagaagagaaag GAGTGGGAGATGAAGTCTGCGATGTGA
- the LOC142048013 gene encoding actin filament-associated protein 1-like isoform X5 — protein sequence MARQRDLDKLLSDLRSFLLILDRESLSAAARAKKKSVADLLSRLQSPPSEDAEYMIMRCLSPSPGTPQGRASPVPLFPPGTRTVDATGGRGCEYRPASTLSRRGGSKVPGVSPSPPADDSYEDAEPLGPGRCTGSGGADSDSSHYESYGEDEDGVTDRAHYLRRPLAAGPDAEPPGHPEAQLCGFLWRKRWLGQWAKQLFIIREHVLLCFRCAADPQPVLELDLRGCHVAYKAKRGKKMPHILKVTGTAGEALVIGFQSRQQAEDWRKVIEEVSSDAPIGLAAISVPASPSSRLSRAVRSQLGKEEEEDCSRQSPARSPRPGEDAKGGFLAVRLRGRWQRLWCAVRQGALRMFPEPGGAQRPVCALRLESCEVSPGVAASSPQRLRIRIAQRGRELALLQTCSDEEREAWLKTLRARGRGDLASDSPCTETPRLGDASGCPAAGGLLLRRVSTPNTYMDDPFGQLPSAEAPKHLYSNMERLQQLQQSLDRAVQGQRKRPVSALPTGACSNTPGSTLPSQAASAAALQGRAASPQRVKVSPKLWSRDLSQSQCTLTLPERKGARDGLDILIGKRAFPKLEEKVGQLERACRMKGRLKAGSEMNLLAIGKSLKGHIAATASSAGSEQGSFLTPLLKRTASAKSALKPSPSPVIIEKGKVLQKRKEWEMKSAM from the exons ATGGCCCGGCAGAGAG acctggacaagctgctGTCGGACCTGCGGTCCTTCCTGCTCATCCTGGACCGGGAAAGCCTCAGCGCCGCAGCTCGGGCCAAGAAGAAGTCGGTGGCCGATCTCCTCTCCCGGCTGCAGAGCCCCCCGT CAGAGGATGCAGAGTACATGATCATGCGctgcctctccccttccccggGGACCCCGCAGGGCCGGGCCAGCCCGG TCCCGCTTTTCCCCCCAGGAACCAGGACAGTGGATGCaacaggaggaagaggctgCGAGTACCGACCAGCCAGCACCCTGAGCCGGCGTGGAGGG aGCAAGGTGCCGGGTGTCTCGCCATCCCCACCAGCTGACGACTCCTATGAAGATGCCGAACCCCTTGGCCCTGGCAGATGCACTGGCTCTG GTGGTGCCGACAGCGACAGCAGCCACTACGAGTCGTACGGGGAGGATGAGGATGGTGTGACGGACCGTGCCCACTACCTGCGGCGGCCACTGGCCGCTGGCCCCGATGCTGAACCCCCTGGTCACCCCGAGGCGCAGCTCTGCGGCTTCCTCTGGAGGAAGCGCTGGCTGGGACAGTGGGCGAAGCAGCTCTTCATCATCCGGGAGCACGTGCTGCTG TGCTTCAGGTGTGCCGCAGACCCGCAGCCGGTGCTGGAGCTGGACCTGCGGGGCTGCCACGTCGCCTACAAAGCCAAGCGTGGCAAGAAGATGCCGCACATCCTGAAGGTGACGGGGACAGCGGGCGAGGCGCTGGTCATTGGCTTCCAGAGCCGGCAGCAggctgaggactggaggaag GTGATCGAAGAGGTCAGCAGCGATGCCCCGATAGGGCTGGCAGCCATCAGTGTCCCAGCATCACCCTCCTCAAGGCTCAGCAGG GCTGTCAGGTCCCAGCTcggcaaggaggaggaagaagattGCTCCCGGCAGAGCCcagcccgcagcccccggcccggAGAGGACGCTAAAGGAG GTTTCCTGGCGGTGCGGCTGCGCGGGCGGTGGCAGCGGCTGTGGTGCGCGGTGCGGCAGGGAGCCCTGCGCATGTTCCCCGAGCCCGGCGGTGCCCAGCGCCCCGTCTGCGCCCTGCGGCTGGAGAGCTGCGAGGTTTCCCCGGGGGTGGCCGCCAGCTCTCCCCAACGCCTCCGCATCCGCATCGCCCAGCGGGGCCGGGAGCTCGCCCTGCTGCAG ACCTGTTCAGATGAGGAAAGGGAAGCCTGGCTGAAGACCCTGCGGGCCAGGGGAAGAGGGGACCTGGCCAGTGACAGCCCCTGCACCGAGACCCCCAGGCTGGGTGATGCCAGcggctgccctgctgcagg CGGGCTGCTGCTGCGCCGTGTCTCGACCCCCAACACCTACATGGACGACCCCTTTGGGCAGCTCCCATCTGCTGAGGCCCCCAAGCATCTCTACTCCAATATGGAgcggctgcagcagctg cagcagagcttggACCGAGCAGTGCAAGGGCAGCGCAAGAGACCCGTGTCTGCGCTGCCCACCGGTGCCTGCAGCAACACCCCgggcagcaccctgccctcGCAGGCAG catcagcagcagctctccagggcagggctgccagcccGCAGCGGGTGAAGGTGAGCCCCAAGCTCTGGAGCAGGGATCTCTCCCAGTCCCAGTGCACCCTGACACTGCCTGAGAGGAAAGGGGCTCGGGATGGGCTGGATATCCTCATAG GGAAGAGAGCCTTCCCCAagctggaggagaaggtggggcagctgGAGAGGGCCTGCCGCATGAAGGGCAGGCTGAAAGCCGGCTCCGAGATGAACCTGCTGGCCATCGGCAAGTCACTGAAGGGCCACATCGCCGCCACCGCCAGCTCGGCTGGCTCCGAG CAGGGCTCATTCCTCACACCGCTGTTGAAGCGTACAGCGTCGGCAAAGAGCGCCCTGAAGCCATCTCCCTCCCCAGTCATCATTGAGAAGGGAAAAgtgctgcagaagagaaag GAGTGGGAGATGAAGTCTGCGATGTGA
- the LOC142048013 gene encoding actin filament-associated protein 1-like isoform X3 yields the protein MARQRDLDKLLSDLRSFLLILDRESLSAAARAKKKSVADLLSRLQSPPSEDAEYMIMRCLSPSPGTPQGRASPVPLFPPGTRTVDATGGRGCEYRPASTLSRRGGSKVPGVSPSPPADDSYEDAEPLGPGRCTGSGGADSDSSHYESYGEDEDGVTDRAHYLRRPLAAGPDAEPPGHPEAQLCGFLWRKRWLGQWAKQLFIIREHVLLCFRCAADPQPVLELDLRGCHVAYKAKRGKKMPHILKVTGTAGEALVIGFQSRQQAEDWRKVIEEVSSDAPIGLAAISVPASPSSRLSRETGLSGSQAVRSQLGKEEEEDCSRQSPARSPRPGEDAKGGFLAVRLRGRWQRLWCAVRQGALRMFPEPGGAQRPVCALRLESCEVSPGVAASSPQRLRIRIAQRGRELALLQTCSDEEREAWLKTLRARGRGDLASDSPCTETPRLGDASGCPAAGGLLLRRVSTPNTYMDDPFGQLPSAEAPKHLYSNMERLQQLQSLDRAVQGQRKRPVSALPTGACSNTPGSTLPSQAASAAALQGRAASPQRVKVSPKLWSRDLSQSQCTLTLPERKGARDGLDILIGKRAFPKLEEKVGQLERACRMKGRLKAGSEMNLLAIGKSLKGHIAATASSAGSEQGSFLTPLLKRTASAKSALKPSPSPVIIEKGKVLQKRKEWEMKSAM from the exons ATGGCCCGGCAGAGAG acctggacaagctgctGTCGGACCTGCGGTCCTTCCTGCTCATCCTGGACCGGGAAAGCCTCAGCGCCGCAGCTCGGGCCAAGAAGAAGTCGGTGGCCGATCTCCTCTCCCGGCTGCAGAGCCCCCCGT CAGAGGATGCAGAGTACATGATCATGCGctgcctctccccttccccggGGACCCCGCAGGGCCGGGCCAGCCCGG TCCCGCTTTTCCCCCCAGGAACCAGGACAGTGGATGCaacaggaggaagaggctgCGAGTACCGACCAGCCAGCACCCTGAGCCGGCGTGGAGGG aGCAAGGTGCCGGGTGTCTCGCCATCCCCACCAGCTGACGACTCCTATGAAGATGCCGAACCCCTTGGCCCTGGCAGATGCACTGGCTCTG GTGGTGCCGACAGCGACAGCAGCCACTACGAGTCGTACGGGGAGGATGAGGATGGTGTGACGGACCGTGCCCACTACCTGCGGCGGCCACTGGCCGCTGGCCCCGATGCTGAACCCCCTGGTCACCCCGAGGCGCAGCTCTGCGGCTTCCTCTGGAGGAAGCGCTGGCTGGGACAGTGGGCGAAGCAGCTCTTCATCATCCGGGAGCACGTGCTGCTG TGCTTCAGGTGTGCCGCAGACCCGCAGCCGGTGCTGGAGCTGGACCTGCGGGGCTGCCACGTCGCCTACAAAGCCAAGCGTGGCAAGAAGATGCCGCACATCCTGAAGGTGACGGGGACAGCGGGCGAGGCGCTGGTCATTGGCTTCCAGAGCCGGCAGCAggctgaggactggaggaag GTGATCGAAGAGGTCAGCAGCGATGCCCCGATAGGGCTGGCAGCCATCAGTGTCCCAGCATCACCCTCCTCAAGGCTCAGCAGG GAGACTGGGCTTTCTGGATCTCAGGCTGTCAGGTCCCAGCTcggcaaggaggaggaagaagattGCTCCCGGCAGAGCCcagcccgcagcccccggcccggAGAGGACGCTAAAGGAG GTTTCCTGGCGGTGCGGCTGCGCGGGCGGTGGCAGCGGCTGTGGTGCGCGGTGCGGCAGGGAGCCCTGCGCATGTTCCCCGAGCCCGGCGGTGCCCAGCGCCCCGTCTGCGCCCTGCGGCTGGAGAGCTGCGAGGTTTCCCCGGGGGTGGCCGCCAGCTCTCCCCAACGCCTCCGCATCCGCATCGCCCAGCGGGGCCGGGAGCTCGCCCTGCTGCAG ACCTGTTCAGATGAGGAAAGGGAAGCCTGGCTGAAGACCCTGCGGGCCAGGGGAAGAGGGGACCTGGCCAGTGACAGCCCCTGCACCGAGACCCCCAGGCTGGGTGATGCCAGcggctgccctgctgcagg CGGGCTGCTGCTGCGCCGTGTCTCGACCCCCAACACCTACATGGACGACCCCTTTGGGCAGCTCCCATCTGCTGAGGCCCCCAAGCATCTCTACTCCAATATGGAgcggctgcagcagctg cagagcttggACCGAGCAGTGCAAGGGCAGCGCAAGAGACCCGTGTCTGCGCTGCCCACCGGTGCCTGCAGCAACACCCCgggcagcaccctgccctcGCAGGCAG catcagcagcagctctccagggcagggctgccagcccGCAGCGGGTGAAGGTGAGCCCCAAGCTCTGGAGCAGGGATCTCTCCCAGTCCCAGTGCACCCTGACACTGCCTGAGAGGAAAGGGGCTCGGGATGGGCTGGATATCCTCATAG GGAAGAGAGCCTTCCCCAagctggaggagaaggtggggcagctgGAGAGGGCCTGCCGCATGAAGGGCAGGCTGAAAGCCGGCTCCGAGATGAACCTGCTGGCCATCGGCAAGTCACTGAAGGGCCACATCGCCGCCACCGCCAGCTCGGCTGGCTCCGAG CAGGGCTCATTCCTCACACCGCTGTTGAAGCGTACAGCGTCGGCAAAGAGCGCCCTGAAGCCATCTCCCTCCCCAGTCATCATTGAGAAGGGAAAAgtgctgcagaagagaaag GAGTGGGAGATGAAGTCTGCGATGTGA